The Phalacrocorax carbo chromosome 28, bPhaCar2.1, whole genome shotgun sequence genome has a window encoding:
- the LRRC71 gene encoding leucine-rich repeat-containing protein 71 isoform X3, which translates to MRRRGERPPREKAAVAVEEEMKSTGRKAEQGAEEYQCTGLLEQDFPELCARAGIAGVPKVTLRLAPSFPADEEPAEPTLTEALARIERKYSYFQPRIQVEREHEDPRSVRAVFLRGWKIEEEMLGVLSQCLPALSGLQAVHLWKVGLTERLLPALAALATRCPCLRTLSLEGNPLPEPAFHTLMGSDSTLAHLSLRNNSIGDAAARLIGQSLSTPSSSSRSLVSLVLSFNRISDLGATYIAEGLRLNRSLLSLSLANNDIGDAGAIGLAEVLGPFALTQAEVVERRRLLLAEALEQSRTTPKETEGQSERPSNLHGSAAPDKPPPAKHGKTPARKKEPLRKEEVRQLKKPPEPRVSRSREAKPSGQEKPSLEGPSSVQAPDPAEPPHPLLEEARQHQGSLVLPGNRALLNLNLSHNRITERGLGPFLAALEAQQREKNPKVPGQQGLLCLSLEKNRIPPTSPAFVRLRELLPPQDPLPKTQGQEEEQELGP; encoded by the exons atgaggcggcggggggagcggccCCCGAGGGAGAAGGCAGCGGTGGCTGTGGAGGAGGAGATGAAGAGCACGGGGAGGAAGGCTGAGCAGGGCGCAG AGGAGTACCAGTGCACCGGCCTCCTGGAGCAGGACTTCCCTGAGCTCTGCGCCCGCGCCGGCATCGCCGGCGTCCCCAAAGTCACCCTCCGGCTGGCGCCGAGCTTCCCTGCGGACg AGGAGCCCGCCGAGCCGACGCTGACGGAGGCCCTCGCCCGCATCGAGCGCAAGTACAGCTACTTCCAGCCCCGCATCCAGGTGGAGAGGGAGCACGAGGACCCCCGCAGCGTCCGCGCCGTCTTCCTGCGAG GCTGGAAGATCGAGGAGGAGATGCTGGGGGTCCTGAGCCAGTGCCTGCCCGCCCTGAGCgggctgcaggcagtgca CCTCTGGAAGGTCGGGCTGACGGAACGGCTGCTCCCGGCGCTGGCGGCGCTGGCGACACGCTGCCCCTGCCTCCG GACGCTCAGCCTGGAGGGGAACCCCCTGCCCGAACCCGCCTTCCACACGCTGATGGGGAGCGATAGCAC GCTGGCCCACCTCTCACTGCGCAACAACAGCATCGGCGACGCGGCCGCCCGGCTCATCGGGCAGAGCCTTTCCACCCCGAGCTCCTCCAGCCGCAGCCTCGTCTCGCTCGTCCTCAGCTTCAACCGCATCTCGGACCTGGGAGCCACCTACATCGCCGAG GGCTTGCGTTTGAACCgctccctgctctccctgtccctggcGAACAACGACATCGGCGACGCGGGTGCCATCGGGCTCGCCGAG GTCCTGGGGCCGTTCGCGCTGACGCAGGCTGAAGTGGTGGAGCGGAGGCGGCTGCTCTTGGCGGAGGCGCTGGAACAGTCCCGCACG ACCCCAAAAGAGACCGAGGGTCAGAGCGAGCGTCCCTCCAACCTGCACGGCAGCGCGGCCCCTGACAAGCCGCCTCCGGCCAAGCACGGCAAAACCCCGGCCAGGAAGAAG GAGCCGCTGCGGAAGGAGGAGGTCAGGCAGCTGAAGAAGC caccggAGCCGAGAGTCAGCCGCAGCAGGGAGGCAAAACCAAGCGGGCAGGAGAAGCCAAGCCTGGAG GGACCCTCCTCTGTCCAggcaccggatccggccgagCCGCCGCACCcgctgctggaggaggccaggcagcaccagggcagCCTCGTCCTGCCGGGAAACCGGGCGCTCCTCAACCTCAACCTGAGCC ACAACCGCATCACCGAGCGGGGCCTCGGCCCTTTCCTGGCCGCGCTGGAAGCGCAGCAGCGGGAGAAGAACCCAAAGGTGCCGGGGCAGCAAGGGCTGCTGTGCCTCTCCCTGGAG AAGAACCGCATTCCTCCCACCAGCCCGGCCTTCGTGCGGCTCCGGGAGCTGCTGCCGCCGCAggaccccctccccaaaacccagggccaggaggaggagcaggaattGGGGCCCTAA
- the LRRC71 gene encoding leucine-rich repeat-containing protein 71 isoform X1, with amino-acid sequence MRRRGERPPREKAAVAVEEEMKSTGRKAEQGAEEYQCTGLLEQDFPELCARAGIAGVPKVTLRLAPSFPADEEPAEPTLTEALARIERKYSYFQPRIQVEREHEDPRSVRAVFLRGWKIEEEMLGVLSQCLPALSGLQAVHLWKVGLTERLLPALAALATRCPCLRTLSLEGNPLPEPAFHTLMGSDSTLAHLSLRNNSIGDAAARLIGQSLSTPSSSSRSLVSLVLSFNRISDLGATYIAEGLRLNRSLLSLSLANNDIGDAGAIGLAEVLGPFALTQAEVVERRRLLLAEALEQSRTTPKETEGQSERPSNLHGSAAPDKPPPAKHGKTPARKKEPLRKEEVRQLKKPPEPRVSRSREAKPSGQEKPSLEGPSSVQAPDPAEPPHPLLEEARQHQGSLVLPGNRALLNLNLSHNRITERGLGPFLAALEAQQREKNPKVPGQQGLLCLSLEPGLRAAPGAAAAAGPPPQNPGPGGGAGIGALRGPRGAAREPAACLLKKNNKKSKPLPRKGRK; translated from the exons atgaggcggcggggggagcggccCCCGAGGGAGAAGGCAGCGGTGGCTGTGGAGGAGGAGATGAAGAGCACGGGGAGGAAGGCTGAGCAGGGCGCAG AGGAGTACCAGTGCACCGGCCTCCTGGAGCAGGACTTCCCTGAGCTCTGCGCCCGCGCCGGCATCGCCGGCGTCCCCAAAGTCACCCTCCGGCTGGCGCCGAGCTTCCCTGCGGACg AGGAGCCCGCCGAGCCGACGCTGACGGAGGCCCTCGCCCGCATCGAGCGCAAGTACAGCTACTTCCAGCCCCGCATCCAGGTGGAGAGGGAGCACGAGGACCCCCGCAGCGTCCGCGCCGTCTTCCTGCGAG GCTGGAAGATCGAGGAGGAGATGCTGGGGGTCCTGAGCCAGTGCCTGCCCGCCCTGAGCgggctgcaggcagtgca CCTCTGGAAGGTCGGGCTGACGGAACGGCTGCTCCCGGCGCTGGCGGCGCTGGCGACACGCTGCCCCTGCCTCCG GACGCTCAGCCTGGAGGGGAACCCCCTGCCCGAACCCGCCTTCCACACGCTGATGGGGAGCGATAGCAC GCTGGCCCACCTCTCACTGCGCAACAACAGCATCGGCGACGCGGCCGCCCGGCTCATCGGGCAGAGCCTTTCCACCCCGAGCTCCTCCAGCCGCAGCCTCGTCTCGCTCGTCCTCAGCTTCAACCGCATCTCGGACCTGGGAGCCACCTACATCGCCGAG GGCTTGCGTTTGAACCgctccctgctctccctgtccctggcGAACAACGACATCGGCGACGCGGGTGCCATCGGGCTCGCCGAG GTCCTGGGGCCGTTCGCGCTGACGCAGGCTGAAGTGGTGGAGCGGAGGCGGCTGCTCTTGGCGGAGGCGCTGGAACAGTCCCGCACG ACCCCAAAAGAGACCGAGGGTCAGAGCGAGCGTCCCTCCAACCTGCACGGCAGCGCGGCCCCTGACAAGCCGCCTCCGGCCAAGCACGGCAAAACCCCGGCCAGGAAGAAG GAGCCGCTGCGGAAGGAGGAGGTCAGGCAGCTGAAGAAGC caccggAGCCGAGAGTCAGCCGCAGCAGGGAGGCAAAACCAAGCGGGCAGGAGAAGCCAAGCCTGGAG GGACCCTCCTCTGTCCAggcaccggatccggccgagCCGCCGCACCcgctgctggaggaggccaggcagcaccagggcagCCTCGTCCTGCCGGGAAACCGGGCGCTCCTCAACCTCAACCTGAGCC ACAACCGCATCACCGAGCGGGGCCTCGGCCCTTTCCTGGCCGCGCTGGAAGCGCAGCAGCGGGAGAAGAACCCAAAGGTGCCGGGGCAGCAAGGGCTGCTGTGCCTCTCCCTGGAG CCCGGCCTTCGTGCGGCTCCGGGAGCTGCTGCCGCCGCAggaccccctccccaaaacccagggccaggaggaggagcaggaattGGGGCCCTAAGGGGCCCCCGAGGAGCCGCACGCGAGCCCGCtgcttgccttttaaaaaaaaataataaaaaatccaaacctttACCAcggaaaggaagaaaataa
- the LRRC71 gene encoding leucine-rich repeat-containing protein 71 isoform X2, whose translation MRRRGERPPREKAAVAVEEEMKSTGRKAEQGAEEYQCTGLLEQDFPELCARAGIAGVPKVTLRLAPSFPADEEPAEPTLTEALARIERKYSYFQPRIQVEREHEDPRSVRAVFLRGWKIEEEMLGVLSQCLPALSGLQAVHLWKVGLTERLLPALAALATRCPCLRTLSLEGNPLPEPAFHTLMGSDSTLAHLSLRNNSIGDAAARLIGQSLSTPSSSSRSLVSLVLSFNRISDLGATYIAEGLRLNRSLLSLSLANNDIGDAGAIGLAEVLGPFALTQAEVVERRRLLLAEALEQSRTTPKETEGQSERPSNLHGSAAPDKPPPAKHGKTPARKKEPLRKEEVRQLKKPPEPRVSRSREAKPSGQEKPSLEAPDPAEPPHPLLEEARQHQGSLVLPGNRALLNLNLSHNRITERGLGPFLAALEAQQREKNPKVPGQQGLLCLSLEPGLRAAPGAAAAAGPPPQNPGPGGGAGIGALRGPRGAAREPAACLLKKNNKKSKPLPRKGRK comes from the exons atgaggcggcggggggagcggccCCCGAGGGAGAAGGCAGCGGTGGCTGTGGAGGAGGAGATGAAGAGCACGGGGAGGAAGGCTGAGCAGGGCGCAG AGGAGTACCAGTGCACCGGCCTCCTGGAGCAGGACTTCCCTGAGCTCTGCGCCCGCGCCGGCATCGCCGGCGTCCCCAAAGTCACCCTCCGGCTGGCGCCGAGCTTCCCTGCGGACg AGGAGCCCGCCGAGCCGACGCTGACGGAGGCCCTCGCCCGCATCGAGCGCAAGTACAGCTACTTCCAGCCCCGCATCCAGGTGGAGAGGGAGCACGAGGACCCCCGCAGCGTCCGCGCCGTCTTCCTGCGAG GCTGGAAGATCGAGGAGGAGATGCTGGGGGTCCTGAGCCAGTGCCTGCCCGCCCTGAGCgggctgcaggcagtgca CCTCTGGAAGGTCGGGCTGACGGAACGGCTGCTCCCGGCGCTGGCGGCGCTGGCGACACGCTGCCCCTGCCTCCG GACGCTCAGCCTGGAGGGGAACCCCCTGCCCGAACCCGCCTTCCACACGCTGATGGGGAGCGATAGCAC GCTGGCCCACCTCTCACTGCGCAACAACAGCATCGGCGACGCGGCCGCCCGGCTCATCGGGCAGAGCCTTTCCACCCCGAGCTCCTCCAGCCGCAGCCTCGTCTCGCTCGTCCTCAGCTTCAACCGCATCTCGGACCTGGGAGCCACCTACATCGCCGAG GGCTTGCGTTTGAACCgctccctgctctccctgtccctggcGAACAACGACATCGGCGACGCGGGTGCCATCGGGCTCGCCGAG GTCCTGGGGCCGTTCGCGCTGACGCAGGCTGAAGTGGTGGAGCGGAGGCGGCTGCTCTTGGCGGAGGCGCTGGAACAGTCCCGCACG ACCCCAAAAGAGACCGAGGGTCAGAGCGAGCGTCCCTCCAACCTGCACGGCAGCGCGGCCCCTGACAAGCCGCCTCCGGCCAAGCACGGCAAAACCCCGGCCAGGAAGAAG GAGCCGCTGCGGAAGGAGGAGGTCAGGCAGCTGAAGAAGC caccggAGCCGAGAGTCAGCCGCAGCAGGGAGGCAAAACCAAGCGGGCAGGAGAAGCCAAGCCTGGAG gcaccggatccggccgagCCGCCGCACCcgctgctggaggaggccaggcagcaccagggcagCCTCGTCCTGCCGGGAAACCGGGCGCTCCTCAACCTCAACCTGAGCC ACAACCGCATCACCGAGCGGGGCCTCGGCCCTTTCCTGGCCGCGCTGGAAGCGCAGCAGCGGGAGAAGAACCCAAAGGTGCCGGGGCAGCAAGGGCTGCTGTGCCTCTCCCTGGAG CCCGGCCTTCGTGCGGCTCCGGGAGCTGCTGCCGCCGCAggaccccctccccaaaacccagggccaggaggaggagcaggaattGGGGCCCTAAGGGGCCCCCGAGGAGCCGCACGCGAGCCCGCtgcttgccttttaaaaaaaaataataaaaaatccaaacctttACCAcggaaaggaagaaaataa